The Strix uralensis isolate ZFMK-TIS-50842 chromosome 5, bStrUra1, whole genome shotgun sequence genome segment GGAGGTGGGTTAGGGGCACATGGGGGTtatggggacatggagggggttAGGGGGACTTGCGGGTTATGGGGCAAATCCTGGTAGACAGGCGCCTCACTCTCTCCCGCAGGATGAAGGAGTTGTGGGTGCAGGTGGGGCTGCTGAGCGTGCCCCTTCTCGCCGTCTACCTGCACATCCCACCCCCCAAGCTCTCCCCAACTCTCCTCTCCTGGAGGTCCTCCGGAGGCTACTTCACCTACAAGGACCAGAACATCTTCTACAGAGGTGATGGGGCTGcaccgagccctggggacacctCATCCATCTcggtggggagcggggctgggggctctgctcCTCTCGGTGGCcctggggatgtccccaaggccaGGCAGGGAGATGGAAAATCCCTCCCAAAACATAATGGCTTTAAGGGGAGCTGCTGCATGGACCCAGGTGCAGTGTGGCTGTTCATTATCAAAACGTTTTAATTGAGTGAAGTCATGAAGGTTGGTCCTTGTGCACCAGTGTCAATATCTTGGTCTTCATAGGGAAGGATCCTCTGATGGGTCACAGCAAGGAAAAGATACCAAAAAACCTATTTGCTGGAGTGGTTGTCACCCAGTGTAGCAACTTAAGTGTAGCTGCAATTAATTTGTGCTAAGTAAAACCTTAGTTTGCATTAAGTAGCTGGTGCCAGAAGCTGCAGTGGCTCATCTGGCCGGGTTTCCAAAGCCACGCTGGCACTGGGAAGCTTCTGTGTGAGTCAAACCCACGCTTGGTTTTGGGGGAGCAAAGGGAAAGGTAACACCGAGCTGCTGGTTGGGCTCGAACAGCAACACCTGTCTTACAAGGGAGGAAATTGGGGGGGGAAAAGCTGACCCTGAGGTGCCTCGTTCCCTCCTCAGATTCAACCGGTGCTGTTGGCAGCTCCGACATTGTCGTCCTCCTACACGGCTTCCCAACCTCCAGCTACGACTGGTGCAAGGTGAGGGGAGTGAGTGCACGGGGGGGTTGGATGCCAGCAGGAAACCCCGTGGTTTCTCCCTCTTGGGGATGAGCAGATGGACTCGGGGCTCAGCCCGGAGAGGGAAATGCTCCAGAGGAGTTTCTGCTGGGGGCACCACTGTGCTCTGGGATAGCAGCCCTGTTCCTCTCCCCATGCCTTGCACAGGAGCCGAGCTTTTTTCACATTGCCCTTTCCCACACTCCAGctcaaagcaggagaaaaagacCCACAAGTATTTCTTGGCTTTTTTGGGGGATGGTCTTGCTGTTTATTGGGAAATTGCAACCTCCTGCTGTTTTCttggagctggaaggtgctgtcTGGGGGAGCGGCCGGGAGCATGGCCATCCATGGCTGTGCATTGCCACagacttttcctctctctgctcccattagctatttttttttaatgcatttctcttCCAGATCTGGGAAGGGCTGACCCAGCGGTTTCACCGGGTGATTGCTCTGGATTTTGTAGGATTTGGTTTCAGTGACAAGCCTGTAAGTAGCCTGGGAAGAGGATTTTTGCAGTCACTTTTGGCCCAGAGGTTGTTCTGCCGTGCCAGCATCCCCGGAAAATTGGCGTTTGCAGTCCAGTTTCTTCTCCCATTTACATCTGGAAAAGGAATAAGACATTATAGTAGCAGGGGGGATGAGGAAGGTGCATGGTGGAGATTGGCTCTGTCACCACCTCACCTTTACTTGGGTTTAACGTGACTCCCAAGCACACCTTGACCCCTCTGGGGCATGGGCAGTGCTCCCATAGGCTTGTGGTCATAACTGCTGGCCCAGGACATCCCAACTGCTCTGTCCGGGATTGCAAACTACTGGTCTCCACCCCGTATTTCTCCATTTGGGTGTTTATTCTGGAGTTTGTGGGCTCAGGCTTTCACTGCGGCTCCTCTCCTGCTTTGCTTCACAGAGGCCCCACCGCTACTCCATCTTTGAGCAAGCCAGCATCGTTGAGGGGCTGGTGCATCACCTCGGCCTCCGCCACCAGAGGATTAATCTCCTGTCCCACGATTACGGGGATACGGTCgcacaggagctgctgcacaggtcaCTGCAACCACTGATGCTCTGGCTGCTCTTTGTTGTGTCCCCATCAAGGCGATTTCCAGCAGATAAGTGAAAGGATGTAGCGCAGAACCCCCTTTTCCCTGTACCTACAGCTGAACGAAGGCTGAGAGGTCTCAGGACACATCCATGGTGGGCAGATCTGAGGCTCCCATCCATCAGATCCCAGCTGCTAGGATGTTTAACTTCCCTCCCGAGCTCCTTTTTATCAAGCCAGGGAcagcaggggagcagagatgaTCTGATACTGTTAATTTGACCTGCTGGTCGGTCACTTCTTGGAGCCTGTAGGTCTAATTGTGTTTCACATTCTTCTCTTCTGTCGCCCAGGTATGAGCACAATAAAACTGGAAGCATCTTGATCAACAGCCTATGTTTATCCAATGGAGGTGAGGTTTGTCCGGTGTTGTGGGGTGGGtgggctgggagggatggggatcCACAGGACAGGATGGCCTTCCCGTCTGAGAAAAAGCACCACCCAAACCCCAAGCGAATTGCAATTAAGGTGCTGTAATTAACCAGCAGCATCAgtcctggggctgcctgtgccaccTTTCATGGCACCATGAAGACGGGGAAGAGACTGGGAGATGCAGAGCAAAACACTTGTAGCGCTACAACTCTGTTCTTTGACATCCTTCCAGGGATTTTCCCCGAAACGCACTACCCCCGGTTCATCCAGAAGGTGAGCTGCTACCCCCTCTAGTTGTACTGAATCGCCCCTCGAGCAGAAGGCTGACTCTGTGAGTTTGGGGTTTTACCTGCCTCAGATACCTGCTGCTTTTCCCGCTTCGGTAATGGCACCTGAGCTGCTCACAGGCATCGTT includes the following:
- the MEST gene encoding mesoderm-specific transcript homolog protein isoform X1 → MKELWVQVGLLSVPLLAVYLHIPPPKLSPTLLSWRSSGGYFTYKDQNIFYRDSTGAVGSSDIVVLLHGFPTSSYDWCKIWEGLTQRFHRVIALDFVGFGFSDKPRPHRYSIFEQASIVEGLVHHLGLRHQRINLLSHDYGDTVAQELLHRYEHNKTGSILINSLCLSNGGIFPETHYPRFIQKRVSLRAAGCSPYGGCEPSGEGTNLGIRVFDRLGAVFGPYTQPSQAEYWDMWTVVRTNDGNLVVDRYVTVNCCLSLVLHPWHPSVCRQSHAAARRLPELSQVPGHWHPRASSCFCWVWNHHHTPKKSWAVMQEQGFLLGWCKAGKRSQIRRI
- the MEST gene encoding mesoderm-specific transcript homolog protein isoform X4; the protein is MKELWVQVGLLSVPLLAVYLHIPPPKLSPTLLSWRSSGGYFTYKDQNIFYRDSTGAVGSSDIVVLLHGFPTSSYDWCKIWEGLTQRFHRVIALDFVGFGFSDKPRPHRYSIFEQASIVEGLVHHLGLRHQRINLLSHDYGDTVAQELLHRYEHNKTGSILINSLCLSNGGIFPETHYPRFIQKILKDGGLLSPVITRLMNFFFFSRGLGAVFGPYTQPSQAEYWDMWTVVRTNDGNLVVDSILQYINQRKKHRDRWVGALMSTSVPLHLIYGPLDPVNPHPEFLQLYKKVLPTSTVSVLDDHISHYPQLEDPTGFLNAYLNFINSF
- the MEST gene encoding mesoderm-specific transcript homolog protein isoform X3; this encodes MKELWVQVGLLSVPLLAVYLHIPPPKLSPTLLSWRSSGGYFTYKDQNIFYRDSTGAVGSSDIVVLLHGFPTSSYDWCKIWEGLTQRFHRVIALDFVGFGFSDKPRPHRYSIFEQASIVEGLVHHLGLRHQRINLLSHDYGDTVAQELLHRYEHNKTGSILINSLCLSNGGIFPETHYPRFIQKILKDGGLLSPVITRLMNFFFFSRGLGAVFGPYTQPSQAEYWDMWTVVRTNDGNLVVDRYVTVNCCLSLVLHPWHPSVCRQSHAAARRLPELSQVPGHWHPRASSCFCWVWNHHHTPKKSWAVMQEQGFLLGWCKAGKRSQIRRI
- the MEST gene encoding mesoderm-specific transcript homolog protein isoform X2, producing the protein MKELWVQVGLLSVPLLAVYLHIPPPKLSPTLLSWRSSGGYFTYKDQNIFYRDSTGAVGSSDIVVLLHGFPTSSYDWCKIWEGLTQRFHRVIALDFVGFGFSDKPRPHRYSIFEQASIVEGLVHHLGLRHQRINLLSHDYGDTVAQELLHRYEHNKTGSILINSLCLSNGGIFPETHYPRFIQKRVSLRAAGCSPYGGCEPSGEGTNLGIRVFDRLGAVFGPYTQPSQAEYWDMWTVVRTNDGNLVVDSILQYINQRKKHRDRWVGALMSTSVPLHLIYGPLDPVNPHPEFLQLYKKVLPTSTVSVLDDHISHYPQLEDPTGFLNAYLNFINSF